A segment of the Fibrobacter succinogenes genome:
CGGCATTGGCGGCATCGGATTTCCCGGGCGAACACCCGCAGGAACGGCGGACTTTTTGCGGGTCAATGTCCACGGCTCGTCAAGGAGTAAATCCTCCTCGCCCATGTCCATTTGGCCTTGCAAATATTTGCGAAGTTCGCTAAAATCAAATTCTTCGGGCATGTCGTTCCTCTAAGCGTTCTTTAACTTATCTAAGCTAAAATCTACTATTTCTTGCGCCAAATCGATTTTCGAACCCATCTTCATTTCGGGAATTTCAACTTGCTGGGCGTTTTCGGCATTCTGGGAGCCGTCGACGCGACAACAAGATGCTGCGCGGATCAAGACATAACGCACTTCGTCAAAGCCGAAACCGCTATTGGCTGCAACAGGGGCATTGAGCAAAAGCGCATCAGCACCGCTTTTCTTGAGTTTTTCCGCTGCATGTTCCTTGAAGTGGTCCGTTTCGAGTGCAAAGCCGATAATCACCTGACCAGGACGTTTTTGAGCCACACTATCGCGCAAGATGTTCGGATTCGGTTCAAGTTCCAAGATGAGTTGGCTACGGCTATCCTTGATTTTTTCGGTGGCGGCCACCTTCGGGCGGTAATCGGCAACGGCGGCGCAATGCACGAGAACATCGGCATTTTTCATCTGTTCGAGAACAGCCTTGTGCATGTCGCAGGCACTACGAATTTTCGTCACATGAACGGCACCGGGGAATTCGGCTTCCATCGGGCCAGCGACAACGCTTACGTCAAAACCATTCGCGAGAAATGTCGCAGCAATAGCAACCGCAGTTTTTCCACTGCTACGATTAGAAATGTAGCGCACAGGATCAATCGCTTCTTCGGTGCGACCAGCCGTGATGAGAACGCGAGGAACAGAGGGCGTGGCTTCGCCACTTTGAGGTATGGGCTCGCTTCGCTTTGAGGTCGCTTCGCTATGGGCAAATGCGGGAAGGTCCTGCAAGGCGGTTTCTTGAAGGAATTGCGCGACCGGAGATTGCGCAGAACAAGAATTGACTGGATCCTTCACTTCGTTCAGGATGACGTTACTTGTTTCCAAATATTCCACGATTTCTGCGGGGTCGAGGAGACGACCTTTGCCAACTTCGCCACAGGCGAGCTCGCCCGCCGGGCTATCCATCACGAACGTGTTTTCAAAACTGCGAAGCGTTTCGAGGTTGCGCTTGACCGCCGGGGAATTGAACATCGCGACATTCATCGCGGGGGCAATAAAACGCGGACCCGTGCAGCTCATAAAGCAGAGGCTCACTGGGTCATCGGCAATGCCATAGACGAACTTCCCGATGACATTCGCAGTCGCCGGAACGACGAGATAAAGGTCGGCCCAACGCGGGAAATCGATGTGCTGGAAAGGACGCGCTTCGACGGCGCCATTTTTCAGATAGACGGGGCATTTGGAGAGGCTTGCAAACGTGAGAGGAGCGACGAACTGTGTCGCGGCTTCGGTCATGCACACGCGAACTTCGGCGCCCTTCTTTTGCAACAGGCGCAAGAGTTCACACGACTTGTAGGCGGCAATTCCGCCTGAGACTCCAAGGAGAATTTTCTTTCCAGCGAGATTCATGAAGTGCAAGATAGAAAATGTGCGGCAGAGCCGCAGTTACTAGTTAATAGTTTCTAGTTACTAGTTAATAGTTACTAGACCCATTCGACTTCGCCCTACGGGCTTCGCTCAGGGGGACACATGGCAAGACTTAACTGGATCCTTCGCTACGCTCAGGATGACGATGCAACCGGGGTGACGTAGCATCCGTGATGACGATGCAAAAAAAAGAAACCCCGCGATTTCTCGCGAGGTTCCTTTAAGCTTTAGTTTGAAACTAAATTAAGCTTCAGCTTCTTCAGACTTTTCAGCCTTCTTCTTGGAAGCCTTCTTCTTCGGAGCAACAGCTTCGCCAATCGTGGTGCCGTTTTCGCCCGGCTTGTGGGAGTCCATCCAAGCCTTGAGTTCAGCGGATTCACGGTTCTTGAAGTAGTCAACAACGGAGAGATAGATCTTGCGGTTGTTCTGATCGATTTCGGTCACGACAGCCGGAACTTCGTCGCCAACCTTGAATGCATCGGCCGGAACCTTGATGTATTCAGCGGTGAGCTTGGAGACCGGGATGAAGCCTTCGATACCGTCGGGTCTTCGGTGAGGTGCTTCATGGAGAGAGAAATGCGGCGCTTTTCCTTATCGACGGCGAGAACGACGCATTCAACCTTGTCACCCTTCTTGACCATTTCGTTCGGGTGGGTGATCTTCTTGGTCCAGGACATGTCAGAGACGTGGATGAGGCCATCAACACCTTCCTTGATTTCGACGAATGCGCCGAAGGAAGCGATGTTGCGGATTTCACCGACGACGCGTGCGCCCGGCGGAAGTTCGGTTTCGATAGAATCCCACGGATCAGATTCGAGCTGCTTCATGCCAAGAGAGATACGTTCTGCATCTTCTTCAACCTTGAGAACAACAGCTTCAACTTCCTGACCGACAGTGAGGATTTTGGACGGATGCTTGACGTGCTGGGTCCAGGACATTTCAGAAACGTGGATGAGACCTTCAACACCGCTGTCGAGTTCGACGAATGCACCGTAATCAGTGATGGAAACAACCTTACCCTTAACGATAGCGCCTTCCGGATAACGTTCGGCGATATCCTTCCACGGATGCGGCTTAAGCTGCTTCATGCCGAGAGAGTGGAGCATTTCGGACGGGTGGTTGATGCGCTTGTAGCTCATATCGGTGATGTGGAGGAGGCCATCTACGCCGCCAAGGTCGATGAATGCACCGAAGTCGGTGATGTTCTTGACGATACCCTTGCGGACCTGGTTCTTCTCGAGAGTTTCGAGAACGTCGCCACGCTGCTTGTTGCGTTCTTCTTCGAGAACAACACGGCGAGAAACGACAATGTTGCGACGAGCCTTGTTGACCTTGATAACCTTGAGGTCGAATTCCTGGCCGATGAGAGCGTTGATGTCCGGAATCTGACGGAGGTCGATCTGAGAGCCCGGGAGGAAGGCATCGATACCAAAGAGGTCGACGACAACGCCGCCCTTGATGCGCTTCGTGAGAGTGCCGCGTACGACTTCGTTGTTTTCGAATGCAGCGTGGATACGATCCCACACGCGAACGAAGTCAGCCTTCTGCTTGGAGAGGATGAGGCGACCGTCTTCGTCTTCGAGCTTTTCGACGAACACTTCGATTTCGGAACCGAGTTCGAGAGAATCAGTATCCTTGAATTCGGCGCGATCAATAACGCCTTCGGACTTGTAGTTCACGTCGACGAGAACTTCCTGTTCGTTCACCTGGCTAATCTTACCAGTGACGAGCTTGCCCTGTTCGAGGCAGCCCATGCCGGCATAGACGTCAGCGTTGGCCTTGCGGAAGTCCGGGGAGCATTCACCCTGAGCGGCGAGAATTTCTTCGAGATCTTCTTGAGTTCCGAATTTGAGATTTTGAGACATATTAGTTAATTGGGTTGTGGTAACAAAGGATTCAGGCTACGCCACTACACCTACGTAGTCGAGAATCTTTTGAACCTGTTGTTCGATTGAGATGTGTGTAGTGTCAATTTCAATAGCATCATCCGCCTTCTTTAACGGGGCGGTCGCACGAGAGGAGTCCAGGCGGTCGCGTTCGACCAGATTGTTGAGGACTTCTTCGAGGGTAACTTTTTCGCCTTTTTCAAGGAGTTCCTTGTAGCGGCGTTCGGCGCGGACCTTCACATCCGTCACCATAAAAAACTTGTACTTCGCATCGGGGAATACGACCGTCCCAATATCGCGGCCATCCAGAATGCAGCTCTGCTTTTTGCCGATTTCGCGCTGCTGCTTAGTCATCGCGGCGCGGACAGACGGGAGGGCGCAGTAGATGCTCACGTTGCTGGAGACCTTCATGCCACGGATTTCGCTTTCGCGGGAAACGCCGTTGATAAGCACATGGTTTTCGGAGTCGAACCCGAGTGTGAGGTTAGAGAGCAATTCGTCCATGGCCGGGCCTTCTTCGGCAGGCAAGCCCTTTTCAAGGGCGGCAAGCGTCACGGCGCGGTACATGGCGCCAGTATCAAGGTATGTGATGCCGAGTTTTTTAGCCACAAGCTTGGCGGTGGTGCTTTTCCCAGTTCCGGAGCCACCATCAAGGGCAATAACAAAATTTTCCGAATTACTCATGAGTGGGAGCAAATATAGCTTAAGGCGAGAGTCGCGTCAATCGTGCTTGCACGAATTGACATGATCGAACCGTGCTATATGTGCCCTGAAAGGGCGCCAAAATAGAACTTAGAAATGAAAGCAAAATAGGGTTATTCTAAGTTCTGCCAACTGCGACGAAGTCGCTAATAGTAATAATCGTAATAATAATAGAAGGCTTCGCCTTTGTTAGAGTCTATGAAAATGACTTCGGAACCGTCGGCATAGACAACCCAACGAGTATCATACCCCACAAAATCATAATAGCGCGTCCCATGATTGTAACCGACATCGTAGTCGCGCGGGTTATAGTAGGAGCAATCATCATCGACACAAAATGTGGCATAGCCATCGTGGGTAATCCGCAAATCAATACTCATGGAAGGCGACATAGAATAAATATCGGAACAGTCGTACGGCTGATCAAAAGCATCGTAACGGCATTCCACTTCATAATAGTAGTGAAAGCGCCTGCTAAAAGAAGCGCCACCGTCACTCGGTCCCACGCTCCAATCCGAACCACAAGCAACAAAAGCTAGGGATATCAACAAAATAGCCAGAGCAAATAATCGATTCATGAAGCACTCCTAAAAAAAATCCCTCGAACATGTCGAGGGATAATCTACAAAAAAGATTGAGCCTAAACGATTCGATTACTTTTTGTAAGAGCCGTTGTAGGTTTCTTCAGACGTACCATCGTCACGAGTAGCTTCCGGAGCGAGGAGTTCACCGGTGCTGCCATATTTACGCTTTTCGTCGTCCGTGAGGCGGTTGGTAAGGACTTCAACCTGCTGTTCCTGATGGGCAGTAGCTTCTTCTTCCTGGAGAATCTTCTGACCTTCTTCGATACGGCGCTTGATGCGGTCGTCTTCCATCTGCTTCAAGTTCGTGCCAACCTTAGCCTGATCTTCGGAAACCTTGTAACGTTCATTAGTTTCATCCATGACAGCCTTGATACCCACAAGACGTCCGTCGCCATCGACGCTAAGACCGGCCTTGCGGAGTGTAGAAAGCGGGAGGCGGCTTGCTGCAGTTTGGTATTCAGGAAGGAATTCATAACCATCCGAAGTGCCAATTTGGCGGGCTTCGTCAGGAGTCACGTAACTAAGAGCTTCTTGCCAACGAGAGCTCTGGACACTAGAAGTAAAAGACACGAGGGCATTATCCAATGCCTCGCCAGAATCCACTTTCGGGGTGCTTGCGCAACCCAAAAAGAATAAACTTATTGTAGACAAAAGAATTAAAAGTTTTTTCATGGGGTACTCCTCCGGAAAAATCCTATCAAAATATACACAAATTTCTCAGCTTTTTTTAAGTTGTTCCGTTTTTTTCCATAAATTGAGCTCAAAATTTTCAGTTTGCCGAAAAACCCAATATCTTTTTCTACATTACCTCTACCGTATGAATGAAAGTTATTCTCAGTCTGAAGAAATTAAGGAACCCGTAACGGGCAAATCCGACGTTTATCGAATCCACACCAAGGACAACAGGGATATTATCCTCGTCGGAACAGCCCACATTTCGCAAGTATCTAAAGATTTGGTCCACGAAACCATCGAAAATGAATCCCCGGACACCGTCTGCGTGGAACTCGATGAAGGACGCCTCAAATCCATCCAGGATCCCAATCGCTGGAAAAATACAGACTTGAGAGATGTCATCAAGAAAAAACAACTTGCAACCCTTATCGCAAACCTGGTGCTCGGTTCTTACCAAAAACGCATGGGCGCACAGACAGGTGTAAAACCAGGTTCCGAACTCAAAGAAGCTGTCGACGTCGCAAACGAGAAAAACATCCCAATCGTGCTTGCGGACCGCGATATCAAGATTACCCTCAGACGTACCTGGGCATGCACTCCTTGGTACCGCAAGTTCAGCTTGCTCGGCGGGCTTTTTGCAAGCATTTTCGACAAGACAGAAATTAGCGAAGAAGAACTCCAGAAAATCAAGGAAAAGGACGCACTCAATTCCATGATGCAGGAGTTCGGCAACACATTCCCCGAAGTAAAACAAGTGCTCATCGACGAGCGCGACCAGTTCCTCGCAAGCAAGATCAAGAACGCACAAGGGAACAAGGTCGTCGCAGTCATCGGTGCCGGCCACATGCGCGGCATCGCAAGCATCATCGAAGAAGACAAGGAACTGCCAAGCGAAGAATCCATTTCCGTCATCCCGAAGGGTACTGTAATTTGGAAGATTCTCGGTTGGTCTATTACACTAGCCATCATTGCAAGCATCGTGCTTGTCGGTTATTTTGCCGGAATCGAGAAGGCCGGACAGCTCAGTTTGCAGTGGGTAATGTTTACCGGCGGTGGCGCCATGCTTGGAGCAATCATCGCAGGGGGTCACCCGTTGACCATACTTGTAGCGCTGGTCATGGCTCCGTTTACCGGACTCACACCGCTAATCGGCGTTGGATTTTTCACAGCACTCACACAAGTATATGTGAGACCGCCTCGCGTTTCTGAAATGGAAACGTTGACCGACGACATCTGGCAAGTCAAGCGCTGGTGGAAAAACCGAGTGACAAGAGTCATCCTCTGCTTCTTGTGCCCGGGAATTCCTGCGATTATCGGCAAAATCCTCGCGATACTCAAGATATATCAGGCGTTCTAAAATTGGACAAAACCCCGAAGACATCAAAGTAATTAGT
Coding sequences within it:
- a CDS encoding phosphopantothenate--cysteine ligase family flavoprotein, whose product is MNLAGKKILLGVSGGIAAYKSCELLRLLQKKGAEVRVCMTEAATQFVAPLTFASLSKCPVYLKNGAVEARPFQHIDFPRWADLYLVVPATANVIGKFVYGIADDPVSLCFMSCTGPRFIAPAMNVAMFNSPAVKRNLETLRSFENTFVMDSPAGELACGEVGKGRLLDPAEIVEYLETSNVILNEVKDPVNSCSAQSPVAQFLQETALQDLPAFAHSEATSKRSEPIPQSGEATPSVPRVLITAGRTEEAIDPVRYISNRSSGKTAVAIAATFLANGFDVSVVAGPMEAEFPGAVHVTKIRSACDMHKAVLEQMKNADVLVHCAAVADYRPKVAATEKIKDSRSQLILELEPNPNILRDSVAQKRPGQVIIGFALETDHFKEHAAEKLKKSGADALLLNAPVAANSGFGFDEVRYVLIRAASCCRVDGSQNAENAQQVEIPEMKMGSKIDLAQEIVDFSLDKLKNA
- a CDS encoding S1 RNA-binding domain-containing protein produces the protein MEGFIPVSKLTAEYIKVPADAFKVGDEVPAVVTEIDQNNRKIYLSVVDYFKNRESAELKAWMDSHKPGENGTTIGEAVAPKKKASKKKAEKSEEAEA
- a CDS encoding 30S ribosomal protein S1 → MSQNLKFGTQEDLEEILAAQGECSPDFRKANADVYAGMGCLEQGKLVTGKISQVNEQEVLVDVNYKSEGVIDRAEFKDTDSLELGSEIEVFVEKLEDEDGRLILSKQKADFVRVWDRIHAAFENNEVVRGTLTKRIKGGVVVDLFGIDAFLPGSQIDLRQIPDINALIGQEFDLKVIKVNKARRNIVVSRRVVLEEERNKQRGDVLETLEKNQVRKGIVKNITDFGAFIDLGGVDGLLHITDMSYKRINHPSEMLHSLGMKQLKPHPWKDIAERYPEGAIVKGKVVSITDYGAFVELDSGVEGLIHVSEMSWTQHVKHPSKILTVGQEVEAVVLKVEEDAERISLGMKQLESDPWDSIETELPPGARVVGEIRNIASFGAFVEIKEGVDGLIHVSDMSWTKKITHPNEMVKKGDKVECVVLAVDKEKRRISLSMKHLTEDPTVSKASSRSPSSPLNTSRFRPMHSRLATKFRLS
- the cmk gene encoding (d)CMP kinase; translation: MSNSENFVIALDGGSGTGKSTTAKLVAKKLGITYLDTGAMYRAVTLAALEKGLPAEEGPAMDELLSNLTLGFDSENHVLINGVSRESEIRGMKVSSNVSIYCALPSVRAAMTKQQREIGKKQSCILDGRDIGTVVFPDAKYKFFMVTDVKVRAERRYKELLEKGEKVTLEEVLNNLVERDRLDSSRATAPLKKADDAIEIDTTHISIEQQVQKILDYVGVVA
- a CDS encoding TraB/GumN family protein codes for the protein MNESYSQSEEIKEPVTGKSDVYRIHTKDNRDIILVGTAHISQVSKDLVHETIENESPDTVCVELDEGRLKSIQDPNRWKNTDLRDVIKKKQLATLIANLVLGSYQKRMGAQTGVKPGSELKEAVDVANEKNIPIVLADRDIKITLRRTWACTPWYRKFSLLGGLFASIFDKTEISEEELQKIKEKDALNSMMQEFGNTFPEVKQVLIDERDQFLASKIKNAQGNKVVAVIGAGHMRGIASIIEEDKELPSEESISVIPKGTVIWKILGWSITLAIIASIVLVGYFAGIEKAGQLSLQWVMFTGGGAMLGAIIAGGHPLTILVALVMAPFTGLTPLIGVGFFTALTQVYVRPPRVSEMETLTDDIWQVKRWWKNRVTRVILCFLCPGIPAIIGKILAILKIYQAF